The following proteins come from a genomic window of Rhodoligotrophos sp. CJ14:
- a CDS encoding Zn-ribbon domain-containing OB-fold protein, with protein sequence MTDIPPKPVPALSDLNRPFWQGAAQGRLMLQRCGACGHLRFPLGPVCTICLSPETEWVEMSGRGKVLSHLVFHQVYHRAWAQDVPYSVVMVELDEGPRLFSNIADPTRSDIETDLVGRRVEAVFEPMTEEIGRVLFKVLEG encoded by the coding sequence ATGACAGACATTCCGCCCAAGCCGGTGCCCGCGCTCTCCGACCTCAACCGGCCCTTCTGGCAGGGCGCAGCGCAAGGCCGCCTCATGCTGCAGCGTTGCGGCGCTTGCGGTCATCTCCGTTTTCCCCTCGGGCCGGTCTGCACCATCTGCCTGTCGCCTGAGACCGAATGGGTAGAGATGTCCGGACGCGGCAAGGTGCTCTCGCACCTCGTCTTCCATCAGGTCTATCACCGCGCTTGGGCGCAAGATGTGCCCTATAGCGTGGTAATGGTCGAGCTTGATGAGGGACCTCGCCTCTTCTCGAACATTGCCGATCCTACCCGCAGCGATATCGAGACCGACCTGGTGGGGCGCCGGGTCGAGGCGGTGTTTGAGCCGATGACGGAAGAGATCGGCCGTGTGCTGTTCAAGGTGCTGGAGGGGTGA